The following proteins come from a genomic window of Streptococcus oralis:
- a CDS encoding S1C family serine protease — MKHLQTFYKKGVTFLIIILIGFLSGALGSFVTLQLYQKQGSQATNNTTNTVTQTSYKNENATTQAVNKVKDAVVSVITYSANRQNSVFGNDETDTDTDSQQVASEGSGVIYKKNGKDAYLVTNTHVIKGASKVDIRLADGTKVPGEIVGSDTFSDIAVVKISSEKVTTVAEFGDSSKLNVGETAIAIGSPLGSEYANTVTQGIISSLNRNVSLKSQDGQAISTKAIQTDTAINPGNSGGPLVNIQGQVIGITSSKIASNGGTSVEGLGFAIPSNDAQNIIKQLESDGKVTRPALGIQMVNLTNIGASDLRKLNIPSSVTSGVVVKSVQSNMPASGHLEKYDVITKVDDKEISSSTDLQSALYNHSIGDTIKITYYRNGKEDTTTVKLDKSTSDLES, encoded by the coding sequence ATGAAACACTTACAAACATTTTACAAAAAAGGAGTTACCTTTCTTATCATCATTCTGATAGGATTTTTGAGTGGTGCTCTGGGAAGTTTTGTGACACTGCAACTTTATCAGAAGCAAGGAAGTCAAGCAACAAATAACACTACAAACACTGTTACTCAGACTTCCTATAAAAATGAAAATGCAACTACTCAGGCCGTTAATAAGGTAAAAGATGCCGTTGTGTCGGTTATCACTTACTCAGCAAATCGACAAAATAGCGTTTTTGGAAATGACGAAACAGATACGGATACCGACTCTCAACAAGTAGCAAGTGAAGGTTCTGGTGTTATTTACAAAAAGAATGGGAAAGATGCCTACCTTGTGACAAATACCCACGTTATTAAAGGAGCTTCAAAAGTTGATATCCGTTTAGCAGACGGTACAAAAGTTCCTGGTGAAATTGTCGGTTCTGATACGTTCTCTGATATTGCTGTCGTAAAAATTTCTTCAGAAAAAGTCACAACCGTAGCAGAATTTGGAGATTCTAGCAAACTAAATGTTGGTGAGACTGCAATCGCAATTGGTAGTCCTCTAGGATCCGAATATGCCAATACAGTTACCCAAGGAATCATTTCAAGTCTCAATCGAAATGTCTCTCTAAAATCTCAAGATGGTCAAGCGATTTCTACAAAAGCTATTCAGACAGATACGGCCATTAACCCTGGTAACTCTGGTGGTCCACTGGTAAATATTCAAGGACAAGTCATCGGTATTACATCAAGTAAAATTGCAAGTAATGGTGGAACCTCTGTCGAAGGTCTTGGTTTTGCAATCCCATCAAATGATGCTCAAAATATTATTAAACAGCTTGAAAGTGATGGTAAAGTGACTCGCCCTGCTCTTGGAATTCAAATGGTTAATTTAACTAATATCGGAGCTAGTGATCTTAGAAAACTCAATATTCCAAGTAGCGTAACTTCTGGTGTAGTGGTAAAATCTGTTCAAAGTAATATGCCTGCATCTGGTCACCTTGAAAAATACGACGTTATTACCAAAGTTGACGACAAGGAGATTTCTTCGTCAACAGATTTACAGAGTGCTCTTTACAACCATTCTATCGGAGACACCATTAAAATCACCTACTATCGAAATGGGAAAGAGGATACTACGACTGTTAAACTAGATAAAAGTACAAGTGATTTAGAATCTTAA